In Setaria viridis chromosome 5, Setaria_viridis_v4.0, whole genome shotgun sequence, the genomic stretch ggaacaggtagggtcgggcgagacggaaccggggtcgggcggataagaggggtcgggcgaagcggacaggggtcggcagcttaccttcttcctacagggaaagcttggggtcgggaagaagctgacttgggcggagggactaaggctttgaacaacggctaagtccggcagtgctccggcggcggtggtgcttcttgtggatcacaagtgagctcttacgcagcacggaggagcaagcggctggttGGCTTGGGGAAagcggagtggagcggagaggagagttcctcaggaacttagggtgtggcggtaggagcttgagcagggagcaagagaaaaggcggaaggcagcaatggcggagggaactccggcgggctcgcgcattcccttttatagcggctgggacggggaagggaagcggtgcaggagcgagaagaggagcggtgcgaaggccggggaagaagcaatggagtgctctgcctgggcggcgattgagcgacgagggcagtggtgcaggacttcggggatgacgccagcggtcattgggctctggcgtcggggcggcgcaggagcgggtatgccggtggttgagatttggcggaggcgggcgtcgtcgtgcggtagatttgatggaagtgaccggtttaacggcgctagaatcgagggcgcacaggtgaaaagacaggcagccgcgggcgcgcgggcgagcacggagcaatagattgtcgggcggcttctgacagggcggggaaaggagctgtcgctgccgtggtcggggttggcgaaggaggaatcgtcgggtagcgaagaccaggcggcgcgactgtgttcgaagtgacggaaaagacgggcgacatcgggctctgcgtgCGGGATCTGGcagtgtgatgatgggcgcgggaggcgaggcgttgcagaaaggttgcagaggggcttccactgccattggggaagggggcgcgagaatccattcggtcgcgggccagagacgaggctgagcggcgggcgtcggagaagatgagccacgcggcggggagactctgaagcgggcatgcaactctaTTGCTATTAAATGAAATTTTTCACACCCTCATCATATGTTGGTTTAGACGCCGGCGGTGATTTGGCAATGATAATACCATTATCACTGTCGGACTAGCGCATATTCATCGTCAGTCTCTATCCCCAACTGGCATTAGGACCTAGCTCCcggtcatatcggatatttgaatactaattagaagtattaaacatagactaattataaaattaattgcacagatggagactaattcacgagatgaatctattaagcctaattagtccatgatttgataatgtgatgctgcagtaaccatttgctaatgatagattaaataggttcaatagattcgtctcacgaattagctcaggacttctgcaattagttttataattagctcatgtttagtcctcctaattagcatccgaatatttgatgtgacaagggctaaattttaacccctagtatccaaacaaccccttaaTCATAGCCGCATCTCTAATGGTCAGATCCTACTGATGAGGGCATAGGCTGGTGCAGGCTAGCCACAGGCAGCTGCTATTGGCCGTTGGTGCCACAGGTTGGCAGCTTGGGCTCAGGAGTGGAGCTACCTATAGGCGGGGtgcagaaataaatagacaatccaaaaatttgcagaaatagatcTCTGCCACCGGATCAAACGGCGGTAAACGACTACCGCCGTCTCAACTGGCGGTAAGACAAGATACTGCCAGGTGAAACGATGTCAGCTTTGCGCGTGCGCCACGTCAGCTGCCAAATCCACTTACCGTTGTCTGATCCGGCGGGCGGCACACGAGTTGCAGCGGCGCGTGGGACGAGGCTGTTTCCACCATTTCATCCAGCGGTATCCGGTTTCTGCTGGATCGGGGGGCGATAACATGCGCCGCCAATTCAAACGGCGAGAGCGGGATCGTTACCGCCGCCTGATTCGGTGGTAGCTATCTCGCATCTTTAAAAGCCACAGAGCAGCCAGGGTGGGGCATGTGTGTGTGCGCCTATTTCTGGAGGTCAAGActgagagaagggagggagcgGTCGGgagggaagaggaagggagggagtggccggaagagaagaggaagaaagggagggaggagaagagaaagaaaaggagggaggagaggaggggagtaGGGTGAAGATTGAAGCCCAGATCTTCACTTCGTTTGAGGTATTATTATAAATCCCCTAGTTTAGCTTAACTCGTAGTTGGTAGAGTTAGTAGTTGTGTAGTACTTATATAAATAATGTAGTGTTAAGTAGTAGATGAAATCTAGGTGTTGATACgagacatagaaaaatatagaTTTGTCGGtatagtggatttagcttagttatttttgttatatttgttatagtaaaattagtttgttgatttatttagataaatttaagatgaaTATTATTCGCAATGCACAAGTTATATTTTATATAGGCATTCAGAATGTAGGTGTTTTAGGGGTTAGTTGAAATTATTacatttagttataatttttgttCATGTTGTTCATATCTTTATATAGTTTTTCGGAATGTAGGTTTGTttagggttagttaaatttagtaatatttagtaatgCTCTCTGTTAATGTCTTGTATATTCACAGGGTAAACTAAAATTAATTTGTTCATATATTTAGATAACTCTAATATTTGTTATTATTGGCAATGCTCGAGTTAGATGTTTCTATTGTTGTTCAAATGTAGATGTTGTTGGAGTTAGTTAAATTAAGAACATGAGAGTAATAATATATGTTCATGTTGTGTATATTAACAGGCGTGTCggaaagtttatttttccaagtgttctatgatCAGGGGAGGTTAGACATGATCTAGAAGGGGTAGATTTATCTGAATTTCAGTCGTTCTGCAAACaattaccaagagcaagagagaggattTGGGCTTCAATATGCAACTGGCTATTTAAGGCTTTCAATCTTGATATAGATCAAGTTGAGCTATCAGTTAGTGCTGTAGTGAGGTTACAACCTGACATAATATTTTGGGAGTTGATGCTGCTTGAAAGAACCAAGAACTGGAGGGTCTATGTAAATGGTTGTACTCAGCGCGGTTTACTGAtgatattgtttgttgaagtgttcCGAAAGATTGGGTCTAGCAGTCAAATGCAAGAAGAGGTGCGAGGTGGGGAAGTTAGAGGCGCGTAAGGTGTGGAGAGTACTGATGGGCAGACTAAAGAAGATAatgaagatggggtagaagaaagagatgcagaggatgaagaGGCACCCTATGAGCCAAAtggcgaggctgatgagggggaagataGAGAATGAGATTTGTGTGGATGCTTTGTACCCTAATGGGATGAGGTGAAAGCAACTATGAAGTGATGgtccactttatctttgcaacgACAGTTCAGGATGGTGATGAGTAACCCTACAGTGTATGATGTTTGTTATGTCAGAAGTAATTGTCCGTTTAGGGCGCACGCATATAAGGGAAAGTAGAAGGATTACTGAAAATTGTTTGCAAATTATCAGCTACACACGTATTGGATAGAGATTAGGCGTGTCTGAGTTGTTTGCCTTATTTTCGCACGAGATCTTCTATCTCTCCATGCCCTTGTGTGGGCTTCAGCATCAGGCATCGGCATTTTCTCAGCAAACTAATTGGCGTACAAGGTGTGGAAAATCATAGAACTGATGATCCGAATTATCTGATGGGACTATATCAGTATCAGTCAAAACGTTGATATAGAGTAGATATTCTTATGCCGAGAATCTTCAAACTGATGATATTTCTTCTGAAATGCTACCGAGTAGCAAGAGCATTCTACCGACGTGCTACAACCGAACATTGGGCTATTATATTCAATTCGTAAACGTGCAAAAGATGCCTTACACGAGGGAGTTCACTAGTCTACTTGGATCGTTGCCTGCTTCGAAAGTCATCGAGTGATAAGCATCCTCTAGTGTACATATAACATACCACTCACTACAAGCCTTTGTTTGGTTTACTTTGATATATATCTTGAAGGTGAAGCCAGATCACCCTTTCTAGTGACGCCTTGCCTGGTAAACCTCTAATTGTATGCTTGCACTGAAACCTCTACGAAATCAAGAAATGCCTGTGCTATGCAACTACTCCAGTTGGAGCAAGTACATTACTACACGTCAGCAGTATCCAGTGCCCAAGAATTTTTGATGATGTACATTACTACACGTCAGCAGTATCAGTATCCAGTGCCCAAGAATTTTTGATGATGTACATTACTACACGTCAGCAGTATCATAGATCATCTCATGCAGTGCCCAagaatttttgatgatgtgaaaAAGAGAGAGTGAAGAGagaatttttgatgatgtgaaaAAGAGAGAGTGAAGAGAGAGAAACAGttcgttgtttcgcgaaacaaccacctcataagctaaattgtaggactacgagataacaaccattgtacgagttattgttacTATGCAACtaataatatttcttttttcatatgcgGAATCGTATAGCTTTAGCAGACCAGTTATAAGACAACTCATTGTACGGATTGCCTGTTGAGCCGTCTCAAAGATTATATGTCAATGCACGAGGTCACCTATTAGACGACTCTGATGTAGCGAGTATCATATCACCAAGCGCCAAGATGACTGATAACTCATCGAGCTCACATCCATATATAGCAATCCAACGACGACGAACACTAACACTAGAACATCATGACAATAACTACAAAGGCCAGGGGATAACTTGGAACGATAAGAGACAACCACTGCTACTGAGATTAATAGAAGGCCTAAAGACAGGATAACTTGTTCGTCATACGCGTCCACGCCGCAGACCGTGTCCACCGTCCAGCGTTCACGCCCTCCATCGGCGCGGGCGCTGCTTCGCCTCGCTGACTCTGACGTTGCGGCCGCCGACCTCCTGGCCGTTCATGTCTTGGATGGCGTTGTCCATCGATTTCTTGTCCTCGAACTGCACGAACCCGAACCCCCGGGACCTCCCTGTCTCACGATCCACCACGATCTGCAAACAAAGTGGAGTCGCGTATCCAATCAAATCAAGACACTTTCTTGGAAGCAACTCCAGATCTACAAACGAGAGAAAACAACTGTGGATCGACATGGTCATGTAAATCATGACACGTGCAGCACAACATATCTCATAAATTACAGATCTACTAGTTCAGAGCAACATCAACTGAAAAGCTATAAGGAAATGGTTAGAAAGCCACGTGGGCTGCCATCTACTGGAGTGTTTATTCTAAAAGAGCAATAACCCTTGACAAATTAAATAGCCAAATCTGTGATAAAAGTCAGTGCTGGGGACAGGGGAACACAGATCCAAAGCACGTGCTGAAAGAGACGACAGATCGAAACAATTGCACTATGAGAAAGCGACACAGACCGGATCCAAAGTCCATAGAAAACGACGCCCAGACATGCAGATCTATCCAACGCAACCCGATCAGATCAAGTACACGAACGAACGGAGTCACTACGAAGATCAGGTGAGAAGCCGTCGATCGAAATGGAAACCGCTCACCTCAGAGTTGAGGGGACCGTAGTTTGAGAAAGCATCCTTGAGGGAGGCCTCGCTTGTGCCATACGAGAGGTTGCTCACGTAACAGCGGTACTCACGCTCCGAGCGTTCCTTCCAGTCGGAGTCCCACCACGGCGCCGCCATCTTCGAGGCCTCTTGAACCCTAACCACGAGCTCACTGAGATTGGCCGATTGGGGATTCGTTTTTCTCTGATGCGAACAAGACTTCTTTGTGGAAGGAGACGGCGCCGGCAAccggatatatatatataggaaaaTGCATCGACCACACGTCCACCAGCTCTGGTGTTGGACCCATAGTCAGGGGCTAAAGCTAGCCAATATTTTTCATTGTTTATGTGATGACTTcggtaagaaaaaaaatcgacCCCAATATGCCTTATAAGAAAAACTACTTCTGCAGGTTTCTAGGAGATAAGAACGAAAACTAACCTTTCTCCGCAAAATTCTTTGCAGATTATCAGCTACTCCACGCATTGGAAAAAGAACGGGAGTCTGTTTGTCACCAGtccactttttttatttttaaccctttttttatttatttttaaaaataatctcACCCGGACTTTATTTACGCGGCGTaaccttttggccgcgccagaccgcctggcgcggcaggaacacgctgccgcgccacatgcactggcgcggcggtccctgccacgctggcgcggcgagtcgcggcgcccggtgggcgctgacgtgggcgggcgcttgccgcgccagcccgcctggcgcggcaggg encodes the following:
- the LOC117855281 gene encoding glycine-rich RNA-binding protein yields the protein MAAPWWDSDWKERSEREYRCYVSNLSYGTSEASLKDAFSNYGPLNSEIVVDRETGRSRGFGFVQFEDKKSMDNAIQDMNGQEVGGRNVRVSEAKQRPRRWRA